The following are encoded together in the Phragmites australis chromosome 19, lpPhrAust1.1, whole genome shotgun sequence genome:
- the LOC133900074 gene encoding ribulose bisphosphate carboxylase/oxygenase activase, chloroplastic, producing the protein MAAAFSSTVGAPASTPTSFLGKKLKKQVTAAVNYHGKSSSANRFKVMAKELDESKQTDQDRWKGLAYDISDDQQDITRGKGIVDSLFQAPMGDGTHEAVLSSYEYISQGLRQFNLDNTMDGLYIAPAFMDKLVVHLSKNFMTLPNIKVPLILGIWGGKGQGKSFQCELVFAKMGITPIMMSAGELESGNAGEPAKLIRQRYREAADIIKKGKMCALFINDLDAGAGRMGGTTQYTVNNQMVNATLMNIADNPTNVQLPGMYNKEDNPRVPIIVTGNDFSTLYAPLIRDGRMEKFYWAPTREDRIGVSKGIFRSDNVPDDAIVKIVDTFPGQSIDFFGALRARVYDDEVRKWVGETGVENIGKRLVNSREGPPTFEQPKMTVEKLLEYGHMLVQEQENVKRVQLADKYLSEAALGAANEDAIKSGAFYQQ; encoded by the exons ATGGCGgccgccttctcctccaccgTCGGAGCTCCG GCCTCCACACCGACCAGCTTCCTCgggaagaagctcaagaagcagGTGACCGCGGCCGTGAACTACCATGGCAAGAGCTCCAGCGCCAACAGGTTCAAGGTCATGGCCAAGGAGCTTGACGAGAGCAAGCAGACCGACCAGGACCGGTGGAAGGGCCTCGCCTACGACATCTCCGACGACCAGCAGGACATCACCAGGGGCAAGGGCATCGTCGACTCCCTCTTCCAGGCGCCCATGGGTGACGGCACCCACGAGGCCGTGCTCAGCTCCTACGAGTACATCAGCCAGGGGCTCAGACA GTTCAACTTGGACAACACCATGGACGGCTTGTACATCGCCCCGGCCTTCATGGACAAGCTCGTTGTCCACCTCTCCAAGAACTTCATGACCCTGCCGAACATCAAG GTGCCACTCATCCTGGGTATCTGGGGAGGCAAGGGTCAGGGGAAATCCTTCCAATGCGAGCTTGTCTTCGCCAAGATGGGCATCAC CCCCATCATGATGAGCGCCGGAGAGCTGGAGAGCGGCAACGCCGGAGAGCCAGCCAAGCTCATCAGGCAGCGGTACCGTGAGGCTGCGGacatcatcaagaagggcaaGATGTGTGCTCTCTTCATCAACGATCTCGACGCCGGTGCTGGTCGCATGGGCGGGACGACGCAGTACACCGTGAACAACCAGATGGTGAACGCCACCCTCATGAACATCGCCGACAACCCCACCAACGTGCAGCTCCCCGGCATGTACAACAAGGAGGATAACCCCCGCGTGCCCATCATCGTCACCGGTAACGACTTCTCCACCCTCTACGCGCCACTCATCCGCGACGGTCGTATGGAGAAGTTCTACTGGGCTCCCACCCGCGAGGACCGGATCGGTGTCTCCAAGGGTATCTTCCGCTCCGACAACGTCCCCGATGACGCCATTGTCAAGATCGTCGACACCTTCCCTGGGCAGTCCATCGACTTCTTCGGTGCCCTGCGTGCCCGGGTGTACGACGACGAGGTGCGCAAATGGGTCGGAGAGACCGGAGTGGAGAACATCGGCAAGAGGCTTGTCAACTCCCGGGAGGGCCCACCGACCTTCGAGCAGCCCAAGATGACGGTGGAGAAGCTCTTGGAGTACGGGCACATGCTGGTGCAGGAGCAGGAGAATGTCAAGCGTGTGCAGCTTGCTGACAAGTACCTCAGCGAGGCAGCTCTTGGTGCAGCTAACGAGGATGCCATCAAGTCTGGTGCCTTCTACCAGCAGTAG